The following coding sequences are from one Streptomyces venezuelae window:
- a CDS encoding FtsX-like permease family protein has product MATGLARAALRAHRPAFVGTAVAALFAATVVSASTMMLGTTSTDRSDVSAAARRQITENGVGDMAVVLLIGSVYMSIFVVVSTMGTAVAQQHRELATVRSIGARPRQIRRAVAAQALAASLPAALVGFVLGGVGARWWHAGMVDHGLLPAEADFRFSWVALPVCLGVAVVTTTLAALLSALRFSLLRPARALSEAATGRRGLGLLRAPLGVLAVAAACTVAVLLSSQPAEEAGEGAFLVLILFCVGAGLLGPRIIGPAAWLVSSVVGRFGPSARLAMLNVRSQPRRFSAAVVPLVLVVGFGLTKIGMHTTAQHHTGSAGDRGEVWLDYVGTGLYAGFAAIAAANTLAMISFERRRDVALLRVVGSRRAQVGAMAAWEAVVVAGTALLLGTAIALGTLAPILSTAFGSALPYMPWPVPAAIATGTLLLTLLATGVPVRAAMRRRAISVLSTT; this is encoded by the coding sequence GACGGCGGTGGCCGCACTCTTCGCGGCGACCGTGGTGAGCGCGTCGACGATGATGCTCGGCACGACGAGCACGGACCGGAGCGACGTCTCGGCGGCGGCCCGCAGACAGATCACGGAGAACGGCGTGGGCGACATGGCCGTCGTCCTGCTGATCGGTTCGGTCTACATGTCGATATTCGTGGTCGTGTCGACGATGGGCACGGCCGTCGCGCAGCAGCACCGCGAGCTGGCGACGGTGCGCTCCATCGGCGCCAGACCCCGCCAGATCCGCCGCGCGGTGGCCGCGCAGGCGCTGGCGGCCTCGCTTCCCGCGGCCCTCGTCGGCTTCGTGCTCGGCGGCGTGGGCGCCCGGTGGTGGCACGCCGGAATGGTCGACCACGGGCTGCTCCCCGCCGAGGCCGACTTCCGTTTCAGCTGGGTCGCCCTGCCGGTGTGCCTCGGCGTGGCCGTGGTGACGACGACGCTCGCCGCGCTGCTGTCCGCGCTCCGGTTCTCCCTGCTCCGCCCGGCCCGCGCCCTGAGCGAGGCGGCGACGGGCCGCCGCGGCCTGGGCCTGCTCCGCGCACCGCTCGGCGTCCTGGCAGTGGCTGCCGCCTGCACCGTCGCGGTGCTCCTGTCCTCCCAACCGGCGGAGGAGGCGGGCGAGGGCGCGTTTTTGGTCCTCATCCTCTTCTGCGTGGGCGCGGGCCTGCTCGGTCCACGCATCATCGGCCCCGCGGCCTGGCTGGTCTCGTCGGTGGTCGGCCGGTTCGGCCCGAGCGCACGCCTGGCGATGCTCAACGTCCGCTCCCAGCCGCGCCGCTTCTCCGCCGCGGTGGTCCCGCTCGTCCTGGTCGTGGGCTTCGGCCTCACCAAGATCGGCATGCACACGACGGCCCAGCACCACACGGGTTCGGCGGGCGACCGGGGCGAGGTCTGGCTCGACTACGTGGGCACGGGCCTGTACGCGGGCTTCGCCGCCATAGCCGCGGCGAACACCCTCGCGATGATCTCCTTCGAACGCCGCCGCGACGTCGCGCTGCTGCGGGTCGTCGGCAGCCGCCGCGCCCAGGTCGGCGCGATGGCGGCGTGGGAGGCGGTGGTGGTGGCGGGAACGGCGCTGCTCCTGGGCACGGCGATCGCCCTGGGCACGCTGGCCCCCATCCTCAGCACGGCCTTCGGATCGGCACTCCCGTACATGCCGTGGCCGGTGCCGGCGGCGATAGCGACGGGCACCCTGCTCCTGACCCTCCTGGCAACGGGCGTCCCGGTCCGCGCTGCGATGCGCAGACGAGCGATCTCCGTGCTGAGCACCACGTGA